A stretch of the Arthrobacter sp. PAMC 25486 genome encodes the following:
- a CDS encoding anti-sigma factor codes for MTASDPYALWDGAYVLGSLSAAERREFEAHLSGCPRCQRQVSELSGLPGWLSLTRGENAAVALSATPATVTGPAPLYAGLAAKVAVRRRKFVLAAAAAAIALAGTTAAITTALDTSTSPPPLAISSASSSVQLTFSGMLQRGMTATGTLASFPWGTQIDWHCSYAPASLYAGSPGGQDYVLVMVSTAGVETTVASWTAGPGSDVSPTATTGRPAHSIARLDIRDSTGTTLLSAVP; via the coding sequence ATGACAGCCTCCGACCCCTACGCACTGTGGGACGGCGCGTATGTGCTTGGCTCCCTGTCCGCGGCCGAACGCCGTGAATTTGAGGCGCACCTCTCCGGATGCCCGCGGTGCCAGCGACAGGTTTCGGAGCTGTCCGGACTGCCCGGATGGCTCTCCCTGACCCGTGGGGAAAACGCTGCCGTTGCCCTGTCAGCAACCCCTGCGACAGTGACCGGACCTGCTCCGCTCTATGCAGGGCTGGCCGCGAAAGTGGCCGTCCGCCGTCGTAAGTTTGTGCTGGCTGCAGCGGCTGCCGCCATTGCCTTGGCAGGTACGACGGCGGCCATCACCACCGCGCTCGACACCAGTACCTCTCCCCCACCGTTGGCAATCAGCAGTGCCTCCTCCAGCGTCCAGCTCACCTTTTCCGGCATGTTGCAGCGCGGCATGACGGCCACGGGAACACTGGCCAGTTTTCCGTGGGGCACACAGATCGACTGGCACTGCTCGTATGCCCCGGCCTCGCTGTACGCGGGCAGCCCGGGAGGCCAGGACTATGTGCTGGTGATGGTCTCCACCGCCGGGGTGGAAACTACCGTGGCCAGCTGGACTGCGGGGCCGGGCAGCGATGTCTCGCCGACTGCGACCACCGGGCGCCCGGCGCATTCCATCGCGCGGCTGGACATCCGGGACAGCACAGGGACCACGCTCCTCAGCGCGGTCCCGTGA
- a CDS encoding DMT family transporter, giving the protein MVHTARRPRPLSLSRPELALLAITVLWGGTYLVIHLAMRYSGPMFFVGIRFAVAGLAAALIFHRALRGMTRADLGAGAAIGVMIFFGYGLQTVGLQTISSSTSAFLTALFVPIVPFLQWAVFRKRPHIMAFAGAALAFAGLVLLAGPGALQVGLGTGEVVTLLSTVAIAAEIVLISLFAAKVNLGRVTVVQLLVCSVLAFVAMPATGEVVPTFSWVWLAAGVGLGLASCVIQLTMNWAQKSVDPTRATIIYAGEPVWAGVIGRLAGDRLPALALAGAALIVLSVLVSELKPLGRPPAGNSSTAVDLGSAENPGPETGREEGTRK; this is encoded by the coding sequence ATGGTGCACACCGCGCGTCGACCGCGCCCACTTTCCCTGAGCCGGCCGGAGCTGGCCCTGCTCGCCATCACGGTGTTGTGGGGCGGCACCTATCTCGTCATACACCTGGCCATGCGGTACAGCGGCCCCATGTTCTTCGTCGGCATCCGCTTCGCCGTGGCAGGGCTGGCCGCCGCCCTCATCTTCCACCGCGCCCTCCGCGGCATGACACGTGCCGACCTTGGCGCCGGCGCAGCCATCGGGGTCATGATCTTCTTTGGCTACGGCCTGCAAACCGTGGGTCTGCAAACCATCAGCAGCAGCACCTCGGCATTTCTCACGGCGCTCTTCGTCCCGATTGTGCCCTTCCTGCAATGGGCCGTGTTCCGGAAACGGCCCCACATCATGGCTTTCGCCGGGGCTGCCCTGGCCTTCGCGGGGCTGGTGCTTCTCGCGGGACCGGGCGCCCTCCAAGTCGGTCTGGGTACCGGCGAAGTGGTCACCCTGCTGAGCACAGTTGCCATCGCCGCGGAGATCGTGCTGATCAGCCTCTTCGCGGCGAAGGTGAACTTGGGCCGGGTGACAGTGGTGCAGCTGCTGGTGTGCAGCGTCCTGGCGTTTGTGGCCATGCCTGCCACGGGGGAAGTCGTGCCCACCTTCTCCTGGGTGTGGCTTGCGGCCGGGGTCGGATTGGGCCTGGCGAGCTGCGTCATCCAGCTGACCATGAACTGGGCGCAGAAGTCGGTGGACCCCACACGGGCCACCATCATCTACGCGGGGGAGCCCGTTTGGGCAGGTGTGATTGGACGCCTCGCGGGGGACCGGCTGCCAGCCCTGGCACTGGCCGGGGCAGCCCTGATTGTTCTTAGCGTGCTCGTCAGCGAACTCAAACCGCTGGGACGGCCGCCTGCCGGGAACTCGAGCACCGCCGTCGACCTGGGCAGTGCGGAGAATCCCGGTCCGGAAACGGGCCGGGAAGAGGGCACCCGGAAGTAG
- a CDS encoding putative quinol monooxygenase — protein MDKTVLTGELLCDGPEQLAAVVEHLPRHIELTRAEPGCLSFEVAQTDDPFVWDVSERFQDAVAFELHQARVAASEWGCATAGIKRNYSVTG, from the coding sequence ATGGACAAGACCGTATTGACCGGAGAATTGCTATGCGACGGCCCCGAGCAGCTTGCCGCCGTGGTTGAGCACCTGCCCCGTCACATTGAATTGACGCGTGCCGAGCCGGGCTGCCTTTCCTTCGAGGTGGCCCAAACCGACGATCCCTTCGTGTGGGATGTTTCCGAACGGTTCCAGGACGCCGTTGCCTTTGAGCTCCACCAGGCGCGGGTCGCGGCCAGCGAGTGGGGCTGTGCAACGGCAGGCATCAAGCGGAACTACTCCGTCACCGGGTGA
- the arr gene encoding NAD(+)--rifampin ADP-ribosyltransferase, translated as MTEASALGRPEPFKADGSGRLLHGTKADLTVGDLLEPGRRSNFAGGRIANHIYVTETLDAATWGAELAVGEGRGRIYIVEALGSVEDDPNVTDKKFPGNPTRSYRTREPVKVIGELTNWTGHPPVTLQAMHDQLADLTRRGAAVIDD; from the coding sequence ATGACGGAGGCAAGCGCTTTGGGCAGGCCGGAACCGTTCAAGGCAGATGGGTCGGGGCGGCTGTTGCACGGCACCAAGGCGGATCTTACCGTGGGTGACCTGCTGGAGCCGGGCCGCCGCTCAAATTTCGCCGGCGGCAGGATTGCGAACCACATTTACGTGACCGAGACTTTGGATGCGGCCACGTGGGGTGCCGAACTGGCAGTTGGCGAAGGCCGCGGACGAATCTACATCGTGGAAGCGCTGGGCTCCGTGGAAGACGACCCCAATGTCACGGACAAGAAATTTCCAGGCAATCCGACCCGGTCCTACCGCACCCGGGAACCGGTCAAGGTCATTGGGGAACTCACCAACTGGACGGGGCACCCTCCCGTCACGTTGCAGGCCATGCACGATCAGCTCGCCGATCTGACGCGCCGGGGTGCCGCTGTCATCGACGACTGA
- a CDS encoding maleylpyruvate isomerase family mycothiol-dependent enzyme, translating into MTSWRASTIWPVVHDERRALIDDLQELEAGKWELPSLCGGWDVHDVLAHLVDTATTTRLSFIARMVASGFDFDRDNAVGVARERRETPQATLSTFRDVLSLTSSPPAPVATRLVEAFVHGEDIRRPLGIKREYPSLPVAAALKFQLGSSIKMGGGRERAKGLQLVASDTDFVYGDGLAVQGAAIALLLAVSGRPVDAHELSGPGAASLLKR; encoded by the coding sequence ATGACCAGCTGGCGCGCCTCCACAATCTGGCCTGTCGTTCATGATGAACGCAGGGCACTCATTGATGATCTGCAGGAATTGGAAGCCGGAAAGTGGGAGCTGCCATCGCTGTGCGGCGGGTGGGACGTTCACGATGTGCTGGCCCATCTAGTCGACACTGCGACGACGACGCGGTTGAGCTTCATCGCACGCATGGTGGCTTCCGGATTCGACTTCGATCGGGACAATGCCGTAGGGGTTGCACGGGAACGCCGGGAGACTCCGCAGGCAACCCTGTCGACCTTTCGCGACGTGCTTTCACTCACCAGCAGCCCGCCCGCACCGGTCGCGACCCGGCTGGTGGAGGCGTTCGTCCATGGTGAGGACATTCGGCGCCCGCTCGGGATCAAGCGTGAATACCCCTCTCTCCCTGTCGCTGCTGCATTGAAATTCCAGCTCGGGTCCTCCATCAAGATGGGCGGGGGCAGGGAACGGGCCAAAGGCTTACAGTTGGTGGCTTCGGACACCGATTTTGTCTACGGCGACGGGTTGGCGGTTCAGGGCGCGGCCATCGCCCTGCTGCTTGCCGTGTCGGGACGGCCTGTGGATGCACACGAGCTGTCCGGACCGGGCGCGGCTTCTTTATTGAAACGTTGA
- a CDS encoding RraA family protein: MNALPEFVSPTDAADQVARSQVLSPDIRPLWSGAKLSGPAYTVQCAPGDNLMLHAAIHRAPAGSVIVVDGGDASHAVAGGNVCAVAHRRGIAGFVIDGAIRDVAEIRELGFPVFARAVVPKPGLKAVALPLQQTVNCGGVLVHPGDLIVADEEGIVAVPAADVDAVMAAVSSKSKEEQAQTLDEWESDHAQKIDSILRAEGLDW, from the coding sequence ATGAACGCGTTGCCCGAATTCGTTTCGCCCACAGACGCCGCCGACCAGGTCGCCCGGTCGCAGGTCCTCTCCCCCGACATTCGCCCGCTCTGGTCCGGGGCCAAACTCAGCGGGCCGGCCTACACCGTCCAGTGCGCTCCAGGCGACAATTTGATGCTCCATGCTGCAATCCACCGGGCCCCCGCCGGGTCCGTGATTGTGGTCGACGGCGGAGACGCCTCCCACGCGGTGGCCGGCGGCAACGTCTGTGCCGTAGCGCACCGGCGCGGCATTGCGGGGTTTGTCATCGACGGGGCCATTCGGGATGTTGCGGAGATCCGCGAGCTGGGCTTTCCCGTCTTTGCCCGCGCAGTGGTTCCCAAGCCCGGACTCAAGGCCGTGGCGCTCCCTTTGCAGCAGACCGTCAACTGCGGCGGCGTCCTGGTGCATCCGGGTGATCTCATCGTTGCGGACGAGGAGGGCATAGTCGCCGTGCCTGCCGCGGACGTCGATGCGGTGATGGCTGCGGTATCTAGTAAGTCCAAGGAGGAACAGGCACAAACACTCGACGAATGGGAGTCGGACCACGCTCAGAAGATCGACTCAATCCTGCGGGCTGAGGGCTTGGATTGGTGA
- a CDS encoding GNAT family N-acetyltransferase, translating into MPQSIQLSVDVSMRILRPGDAAAVAAAHVRNRSHLSPWNPIHPAEYYAEEWHAADISRRLAVHESGDGYPFGLFAGSSCVGRFNLAGIVRGPLQSGVLSYWVDNEYAGRGLASAAVEVVVKKAREQIGLHRIEACTLLHNMASQRVLQKAGFQQIGVAPRYLQIAGTWQDHNLYQILLHD; encoded by the coding sequence ATGCCGCAGTCGATCCAGCTCAGTGTAGATGTCAGCATGCGCATCCTGCGCCCGGGTGATGCGGCCGCGGTGGCTGCTGCGCATGTGCGCAACCGTAGCCATCTCTCACCATGGAATCCGATTCATCCTGCAGAGTACTACGCCGAGGAATGGCACGCAGCCGACATTTCCCGCCGGCTGGCGGTCCATGAATCCGGTGACGGTTATCCCTTTGGCCTGTTTGCCGGAAGTTCCTGTGTTGGCCGGTTCAATCTGGCAGGCATCGTCCGGGGCCCGCTCCAAAGTGGCGTCCTGAGCTATTGGGTGGACAATGAATATGCCGGACGTGGCCTCGCCTCGGCGGCTGTAGAGGTGGTAGTCAAAAAGGCGCGCGAGCAAATCGGGCTGCACCGCATCGAAGCATGCACACTGCTGCACAATATGGCCTCACAAAGAGTGCTGCAGAAAGCCGGGTTTCAGCAGATTGGCGTGGCGCCACGATACCTCCAGATTGCCGGCACATGGCAGGACCACAATCTGTACCAAATTCTCCTGCACGACTAG
- a CDS encoding HAD family hydrolase — MKSRTPCTAAKQTLRRLRELGVAVGVLTNGNQQQQSMKIERICIAQLLDVFSSSEKLGSAYPVSPGSPGGAGPLCHDFP; from the coding sequence TTGAAATCGAGGACGCCGTGTACAGCCGCGAAACAGACTCTTCGGCGCCTCAGGGAACTGGGAGTGGCTGTTGGTGTTCTCACGAACGGAAATCAGCAGCAGCAGTCCATGAAGATTGAGAGGATCTGCATCGCACAGCTCCTTGACGTGTTCTCTAGTTCCGAAAAGCTGGGTAGTGCGTATCCGGTTAGCCCAGGCTCTCCGGGTGGTGCCGGGCCCTTGTGCCACGATTTCCCGTAA
- a CDS encoding VOC family protein, with translation MLKEPDGGTTVELSPFVRPNHTAGSAAMAHELGLPSLVFEVDDLRAVVDQLAADGYRLVGGIGEYEGAWLMAYVWVRRGSLLPWRNGCADPGEFPNVGAIPAQ, from the coding sequence ATGTTGAAGGAGCCCGACGGCGGCACAACAGTGGAGCTGTCGCCTTTCGTCCGCCCCAACCACACCGCGGGCTCGGCAGCGATGGCCCACGAGCTGGGCCTGCCCAGCCTCGTCTTTGAAGTGGACGACCTGCGCGCAGTCGTCGACCAGTTGGCTGCCGACGGTTACAGGCTGGTCGGCGGCATCGGCGAATACGAAGGTGCTTGGCTCATGGCCTATGTGTGGGTCCGGAGGGGATCATTGTTGCCCTGGCGCAATGGCTGCGCTGACCCCGGCGAATTTCCGAACGTTGGGGCGATCCCGGCGCAGTAG
- a CDS encoding LysR substrate-binding domain-containing protein, with product MAGTEARISHRSNEFSVAAAVVAASDCVALMPRYTTDRLHHPDLVLLPITRFAPGRQIDCLARQETSNGPM from the coding sequence GTGGCGGGAACCGAGGCCCGAATCTCGCACCGCAGCAACGAATTCTCCGTTGCAGCCGCCGTGGTTGCCGCCAGTGACTGCGTTGCGCTGATGCCCCGCTACACCACCGATAGGCTCCACCACCCGGACCTGGTGCTCCTGCCGATTACCCGGTTTGCCCCGGGACGGCAAATCGACTGCCTGGCCCGCCAGGAAACCTCGAACGGGCCAATGTGA
- a CDS encoding N-acetyltransferase — translation MTTHEFSIRPTTPSDWREVRDIRLAMIRDTPTAYAESLDDALRVDEAEWRRRGGRGTGDQQIQVAATDGAGQWVGTMGGYVPDSVTGPLLVGVFVAPEWRGRHIRLTDALLETVEAWARTEGGRLTLHVHEDNARARRYYERTGFTATGHTIPYNLGTAKNELEMLKSL, via the coding sequence ATGACCACCCATGAATTTTCAATCCGTCCCACGACGCCGTCCGATTGGCGTGAAGTCCGCGACATCCGCTTGGCGATGATCCGGGACACCCCGACTGCCTATGCTGAGTCCTTGGATGATGCCTTGAGGGTCGATGAGGCGGAATGGCGGCGGCGGGGCGGGCGGGGGACCGGCGACCAGCAGATCCAAGTTGCTGCCACTGACGGCGCCGGCCAGTGGGTGGGGACCATGGGCGGTTATGTACCGGATTCCGTGACGGGGCCTCTTTTGGTGGGGGTGTTCGTGGCGCCGGAATGGCGTGGCCGCCACATTAGGCTGACCGATGCCTTGTTGGAAACCGTCGAGGCATGGGCCCGTACCGAGGGCGGCCGGCTGACACTTCATGTCCACGAGGACAACGCCCGAGCCAGGAGATACTACGAACGTACGGGATTCACCGCCACGGGGCACACCATTCCCTATAACCTTGGCACCGCGAAGAACGAGCTGGAAATGCTCAAGTCGCTCTAG
- a CDS encoding metallophosphoesterase family protein, with product MQPETGINIMEEATVTENTSPAKFSRRTALAAGTLGALGLTLATATAGTAAPGAKAPKPTLEFRADGTFKVVQFNDTQDDEQTDRRTIELMEKTLDQEQPDFVVINGDVINGGCDNELEVQQALNHVVGPMESRQIPWAVTFGNHDEDSAALSGMTEAKMLAFLQSYEHNSNADNIEGLTGTSNTQLLIQSSKAKGKTPAFGLWLIDSGRYAPERIDGQDFSGYPTWDWIRMDQVSWYREQSIATERKYGAKIPSLMWGHIALHEHRAMWFDSIDSRTDTDHTRALTKHSIVGERNEDECPGPFNSGLFNAFLERGDVKGYFVGHDHINSYVGNYFGVQLGYAPGAGFGAYGLPGADRNRLRGARVFELDENHPGIYKDTRLVFANDFGIDLTANRQTTVPALPINTGKPGKPGKK from the coding sequence ATGCAGCCCGAAACGGGCATCAACATTATGGAAGAGGCAACAGTGACGGAGAACACCAGCCCAGCAAAATTCAGCCGCAGGACGGCACTGGCTGCAGGGACACTGGGCGCCTTGGGCCTCACCCTCGCAACGGCCACGGCGGGCACCGCCGCGCCCGGCGCGAAGGCACCCAAGCCGACGCTGGAATTCCGTGCCGACGGCACCTTCAAGGTGGTCCAGTTCAATGACACCCAGGACGACGAGCAGACCGACCGCCGCACCATCGAGCTGATGGAAAAGACCCTGGACCAGGAGCAGCCCGACTTTGTGGTCATCAATGGCGATGTGATCAACGGCGGCTGCGACAACGAACTGGAAGTTCAGCAGGCACTGAACCACGTGGTCGGCCCCATGGAAAGCCGGCAAATCCCCTGGGCCGTAACCTTCGGCAACCACGACGAAGACTCCGCAGCCCTCAGCGGCATGACAGAAGCCAAGATGCTGGCCTTCCTGCAGAGCTACGAGCACAACAGCAACGCGGACAACATCGAGGGACTGACAGGCACCTCCAACACCCAGCTGCTCATCCAATCTTCCAAGGCCAAGGGCAAGACACCGGCGTTCGGCCTGTGGCTCATCGACTCCGGCCGGTACGCACCGGAGCGCATCGACGGCCAGGACTTCTCCGGCTACCCCACCTGGGACTGGATCCGCATGGACCAGGTCAGCTGGTACCGCGAGCAGTCCATCGCCACGGAACGCAAATACGGCGCCAAGATCCCCTCGCTCATGTGGGGCCACATTGCCCTCCACGAACACCGTGCCATGTGGTTCGACAGCATCGACTCCCGCACGGACACGGACCACACCCGTGCCCTCACCAAGCACAGCATCGTTGGCGAGCGCAATGAAGACGAGTGCCCCGGCCCTTTCAACTCCGGATTGTTCAACGCCTTCCTGGAACGCGGCGACGTGAAGGGGTACTTTGTGGGCCACGACCACATCAACAGCTATGTGGGCAACTACTTTGGCGTGCAGCTGGGCTACGCCCCCGGTGCCGGCTTTGGCGCCTATGGCCTGCCCGGTGCCGACCGCAACCGGCTCCGCGGGGCCCGAGTCTTTGAGCTGGATGAGAACCACCCCGGCATCTACAAGGACACCCGCCTTGTCTTCGCCAACGACTTCGGCATCGACCTCACGGCCAACCGCCAAACCACCGTACCGGCGCTGCCCATCAACACCGGCAAGCCGGGCAAACCAGGCAAGAAGTAG
- a CDS encoding protein-tyrosine phosphatase family protein: MSTTWDASAMGVIGLPSGRLLRGRGLRLPAPSGPTPDSGIYLLGRIPAPFAWEYRWVRWPDFWLPRDRAVALEAFREAWLRSESERVEVACGGGRGRTGTALACIAVLDGVPADQAVAFVRQQYNPHAVETPWQRRYVAHFTAE, translated from the coding sequence GTGAGCACTACATGGGATGCCAGCGCGATGGGCGTGATAGGCCTGCCGTCGGGCCGGCTGCTACGCGGCCGCGGCCTTCGCCTGCCAGCACCGTCCGGTCCCACACCGGATTCCGGAATCTACCTTTTGGGACGCATCCCGGCCCCGTTTGCCTGGGAGTACCGCTGGGTGCGATGGCCCGATTTTTGGCTTCCCAGAGACCGCGCCGTTGCACTGGAGGCGTTTCGCGAGGCCTGGCTTCGTTCCGAATCTGAGCGGGTGGAGGTGGCCTGTGGCGGCGGCCGGGGACGTACGGGAACAGCGCTTGCGTGCATTGCCGTGCTCGACGGCGTGCCTGCCGACCAGGCGGTGGCGTTTGTTCGCCAGCAGTACAACCCGCACGCGGTGGAGACGCCATGGCAACGACGATACGTCGCGCACTTCACCGCGGAGTGA
- a CDS encoding sigma-70 family RNA polymerase sigma factor — protein MRQDEQQALRELHGDYAQLLWRFVMRLVHERAQAEDVVQETLLRAWQHPEVLAREPAALRAWLFTVARNLVIDDWRSARHRHEFGTDQLPELPADDQTERVLDAWLVGDALETLSPEHREVIRQAYYGGRDTASIASALDIPEGTVKSRLHYGLRALRLALEERGVSGR, from the coding sequence ATGCGCCAGGACGAGCAACAGGCATTGCGGGAGTTGCACGGCGACTACGCCCAGCTGCTCTGGCGGTTCGTGATGCGGCTGGTCCATGAGCGGGCGCAGGCCGAGGATGTTGTCCAAGAGACGCTGTTGCGGGCGTGGCAGCATCCTGAGGTCTTGGCGCGGGAGCCGGCCGCGCTGCGTGCCTGGCTGTTCACCGTGGCCCGGAACCTCGTCATCGACGATTGGCGCAGCGCCCGGCACCGGCACGAGTTCGGCACGGACCAGCTGCCTGAGCTTCCCGCCGACGACCAGACGGAGAGGGTCCTTGATGCCTGGCTGGTGGGCGATGCCCTGGAGACCCTCAGCCCCGAGCACCGCGAGGTGATCCGGCAGGCTTATTACGGCGGGCGGGACACTGCGTCGATTGCGTCGGCGCTGGACATCCCCGAGGGCACCGTCAAGTCTCGGCTGCATTACGGCCTGCGGGCGCTGCGGCTGGCGTTGGAAGAGAGAGGGGTGAGCGGGCGATGA
- a CDS encoding cupin domain-containing protein, translated as MDTKKQSKSFIRQAGEGERRWFYGGGVHTWLATAEETGGASLIYSDTLERGKLTPMHIHPDTDEALYILSGEILMNLDGAEQRVGAGGLAMALRGQPHAFKVTAENTSLLCFQTPGNAQAFYLGASTPLPTDDAATGPVDFERIAESGRLNGGIVIVGPPPFD; from the coding sequence ATGGACACGAAGAAGCAGAGCAAATCATTCATCCGCCAAGCCGGGGAAGGCGAGCGGCGGTGGTTCTATGGAGGGGGCGTCCACACCTGGCTGGCCACGGCCGAAGAGACCGGTGGCGCCTCACTGATCTACTCCGACACCCTGGAGCGCGGCAAGTTGACACCCATGCACATTCATCCAGATACGGATGAGGCCCTGTACATCCTCTCCGGCGAGATCCTCATGAATCTTGATGGGGCTGAACAGCGCGTCGGCGCAGGGGGTTTGGCCATGGCGCTGCGCGGCCAACCCCACGCCTTCAAGGTCACGGCCGAGAACACCAGCCTCCTGTGTTTCCAGACGCCCGGAAACGCGCAAGCCTTCTATCTGGGCGCCAGCACGCCACTTCCAACTGACGACGCGGCCACTGGTCCGGTCGATTTCGAGCGCATCGCAGAATCGGGCAGGCTCAACGGCGGAATCGTCATTGTAGGGCCGCCGCCTTTTGACTAA
- a CDS encoding TetR/AcrR family transcriptional regulator, with translation MSTPYVEIGRSGQKRRTLDALVGAAREMVAAGKTPTVDEAAVAAGVARSTAYRYFPGQRELLAAAHPETALHSMLPDNPSGDPAERLDAVVVRFTDMILETEAQQRTMLRLSLDPALPGDDLPLRQGRAIPWITEALSPLSGKMSETELHRLVLAIRSAIGIESLVWLTDIGGLSRAEAAASMRWSAHALLRQVLETGPPHW, from the coding sequence ATGTCAACCCCTTATGTGGAAATCGGCCGCAGCGGTCAGAAGCGCCGGACCCTCGATGCCTTGGTAGGTGCTGCACGGGAAATGGTCGCGGCTGGCAAGACGCCAACCGTGGACGAGGCAGCTGTGGCGGCCGGGGTAGCCCGAAGCACGGCCTACCGCTACTTCCCGGGGCAGCGTGAGCTCTTAGCGGCCGCCCACCCGGAGACCGCGCTGCATTCCATGCTGCCGGACAACCCGAGCGGCGACCCCGCGGAACGGCTCGACGCCGTCGTTGTCAGGTTCACGGACATGATTCTCGAAACGGAAGCACAGCAGCGGACCATGCTCAGATTGTCACTGGATCCCGCGTTGCCTGGCGACGACCTTCCGCTGCGGCAGGGCAGGGCCATTCCGTGGATCACGGAAGCTCTCTCGCCGCTGTCCGGCAAAATGAGTGAGACCGAGCTGCACCGCCTGGTTCTGGCAATTCGCAGCGCGATCGGAATTGAATCCCTGGTCTGGCTGACGGACATTGGCGGCTTGTCCCGCGCAGAAGCCGCCGCGTCCATGCGCTGGAGTGCCCACGCGCTGCTGCGACAGGTTCTTGAAACGGGCCCGCCGCATTGGTGA
- a CDS encoding dihydrofolate reductase family protein yields MGIISVDLFLTLDGVYQGPGAPDEDRSGGFTLGGWQAASSDAEAGAAITAGIERMDALLLGRKTYDIFAGYWPALRDSTPIAAKFNALPKFVVSRTMTNPEWEGTTALSNMALVAALKGQFHDMHVVGSGNLVRSLLEADLADRLNFFLYPLILGSGKRLFADGTGVPAAFSLVHPPTAFPKGAVALVYERAGVPVTGFDMGEMT; encoded by the coding sequence ATGGGCATCATTTCCGTGGACTTGTTTTTAACCCTCGACGGCGTGTATCAGGGACCCGGCGCTCCGGACGAGGACCGCAGCGGTGGTTTCACACTGGGAGGCTGGCAAGCGGCTTCTTCAGATGCCGAAGCGGGTGCGGCAATCACTGCCGGCATTGAGCGGATGGATGCCCTGCTGCTGGGCCGCAAAACATACGACATCTTTGCCGGCTACTGGCCGGCCTTGCGCGACAGCACCCCCATTGCGGCAAAATTCAACGCACTGCCAAAGTTCGTGGTTTCGCGGACAATGACCAACCCGGAGTGGGAAGGCACCACGGCGCTGTCGAACATGGCGCTGGTGGCCGCATTGAAGGGCCAGTTCCACGACATGCACGTGGTCGGCAGCGGCAACCTGGTCCGGTCCTTGCTTGAAGCGGACCTCGCGGACAGGCTGAACTTCTTCCTCTATCCGTTAATCCTCGGATCCGGGAAACGGCTGTTTGCCGACGGCACCGGCGTCCCGGCGGCCTTCAGCCTGGTGCACCCGCCAACAGCGTTTCCCAAGGGTGCCGTCGCCCTCGTCTACGAGCGGGCAGGGGTCCCGGTGACCGGCTTTGACATGGGCGAGATGACATGA
- a CDS encoding cysteine hydrolase family protein encodes MTTLPGRPNTALLVIDVQNDVVADAYQRAPVVANIQSLVAKARAAGTQVVWVQHNDEDLSQGSEAWKYIPELVRLETEPLVHKSFGDSFEGTDLEEVLARGEVGALVVAGAQTDACIRSTIHGAFTRGYDVTLVSDAHTTSDNSEWGAPGPEQVIAHTNLYWQYEDAPGRAAAVVATEDVHFSV; translated from the coding sequence ATGACCACCCTCCCAGGCCGCCCGAACACAGCACTGCTGGTCATCGATGTCCAAAATGACGTCGTGGCCGATGCGTACCAGCGGGCGCCGGTTGTGGCGAACATCCAGTCCCTGGTAGCCAAGGCCCGTGCCGCCGGAACCCAGGTTGTCTGGGTCCAGCACAACGACGAAGACCTGTCCCAGGGATCCGAGGCATGGAAGTACATTCCCGAACTGGTCCGCCTCGAGACCGAACCGCTGGTGCACAAGTCATTCGGGGACTCCTTCGAAGGCACGGACCTCGAGGAGGTCCTGGCCCGGGGCGAAGTAGGCGCCCTGGTTGTGGCAGGAGCCCAAACCGACGCCTGTATCCGCTCCACCATCCATGGCGCCTTCACCCGTGGCTACGACGTCACCCTCGTCAGTGATGCCCACACCACCTCTGACAACAGCGAATGGGGTGCACCGGGGCCAGAGCAAGTCATCGCCCACACCAACCTGTACTGGCAGTACGAGGACGCCCCGGGGCGCGCAGCGGCCGTCGTCGCCACGGAGGATGTGCACTTCAGCGTTTAA